Proteins encoded by one window of Maliibacterium massiliense:
- a CDS encoding DNA topoisomerase III produces MGDDAMGRILVVAEKPSVGADIARVLKCTQRGEGFRQGETHVVTWALGHLVGLAEPENLDPKYKRWTLEALPMLPQDIPLKVLPKTKKQFGVVKKWMNASEIDSIICATDAGREGELIFRWIYEMAGCKKPVQRLWISSMTDAAIKQGFADIQGAQRYDNLYISARARARADWLVGMNATRAYTVRYNALLSIGRVQTPTLQFIVARQKEIDAFTPQPYWVITADFGDYKGLWEDPSSGALRAGSEALARQVVARVRGRQGRIGQVQRDQKSQGAPLLYDLTELQRDCNRMFGFTAKKTLSVAQALYERRKLITYPRTDSRYLTGDMVGKLKPALARMGVPALSPFAAPLLALDKLPVSGRIVNDKRVSDHHAIIPTGRACDFAALSPDEQKVYDRICRRFVAVFYPAWEYEDVRVTTRVDVDAFITKGRITRQLGWKALYPKSAEAKAGKKQDDEPAETLPAVSEGETRKVEKVSSQKKETKPPAPYTEATLLSAMEHAGRMIEDEALREQMKDSGLGTPATRAAIIERLIDTEYIKRRGKALVPTQKGVDLIGILPEEMRSPELTGKWEQSLSKMARGQMQEEPFAQSIRRFVQFIVLHAKEDPQTVRFERSAKTKGRRGASAPGLALGACPLCGQGEIRENAKAYYCTRWREGCKFTWWKDGLRRLGGPMLTAKHVEALLKEGRLAGRTGTIVVRADHTLTFEKKAPAAKDD; encoded by the coding sequence ATGGGAGACGATGCAATGGGACGGATACTGGTGGTGGCGGAGAAGCCAAGCGTGGGTGCGGACATCGCGCGCGTGCTCAAGTGCACGCAGCGCGGGGAGGGTTTTCGCCAGGGAGAGACGCACGTGGTCACCTGGGCGCTGGGGCATTTGGTGGGCCTGGCAGAGCCGGAGAATCTCGACCCGAAGTACAAGCGCTGGACGCTCGAGGCGCTGCCCATGCTGCCGCAAGACATCCCTTTAAAGGTGCTGCCGAAAACGAAAAAGCAGTTTGGCGTGGTCAAAAAGTGGATGAACGCAAGCGAGATCGACAGCATCATCTGCGCGACCGACGCGGGGCGGGAGGGGGAGCTGATCTTCCGCTGGATTTACGAGATGGCGGGCTGCAAAAAGCCCGTGCAGCGGCTGTGGATTTCCTCCATGACGGACGCGGCCATCAAGCAGGGCTTTGCGGATATCCAGGGCGCCCAGCGCTACGACAACCTCTACATCTCGGCGCGCGCCCGTGCCAGGGCGGACTGGCTGGTGGGCATGAACGCCACGCGCGCCTACACCGTGCGCTACAACGCGCTGCTGTCCATCGGACGCGTGCAGACGCCCACGCTGCAGTTTATCGTGGCGCGCCAAAAGGAGATCGACGCCTTTACGCCCCAGCCCTACTGGGTAATCACTGCGGACTTTGGGGATTACAAAGGGCTTTGGGAGGACCCCAGTAGCGGCGCGCTGCGCGCGGGCAGCGAGGCATTGGCCAGGCAGGTGGTTGCGCGCGTGCGCGGCAGGCAGGGCCGCATCGGCCAGGTGCAGCGCGACCAAAAGAGCCAGGGTGCGCCGCTGCTCTACGATTTGACGGAGCTGCAGCGCGACTGCAACCGGATGTTTGGCTTTACGGCCAAAAAGACACTCTCCGTGGCGCAGGCGCTCTACGAGCGCAGAAAGCTCATCACCTACCCGCGCACCGACAGCCGCTACCTGACAGGCGATATGGTAGGCAAGCTCAAGCCCGCCTTGGCGCGCATGGGCGTGCCGGCGCTTTCCCCCTTTGCGGCGCCTTTGCTTGCGCTGGACAAGCTGCCCGTATCGGGGCGCATCGTCAACGACAAGCGCGTCAGCGACCATCACGCCATCATCCCCACGGGGCGTGCGTGCGATTTTGCCGCACTCTCGCCCGACGAACAGAAGGTGTACGACCGCATCTGCCGCCGCTTTGTGGCGGTATTTTACCCCGCATGGGAGTATGAGGACGTGCGCGTCACCACGCGCGTGGACGTCGATGCGTTTATCACCAAAGGAAGGATCACGCGCCAGCTGGGGTGGAAGGCGCTCTATCCCAAGAGCGCGGAGGCCAAGGCTGGGAAAAAGCAAGACGATGAGCCCGCCGAGACCCTGCCCGCAGTTTCTGAAGGAGAGACGCGCAAAGTGGAGAAGGTATCCAGCCAAAAGAAGGAGACAAAGCCGCCCGCGCCCTACACCGAGGCGACGCTGCTCTCTGCCATGGAGCACGCGGGCCGCATGATCGAGGACGAGGCGCTGCGCGAGCAGATGAAGGACAGCGGCCTGGGCACGCCCGCCACGCGCGCGGCGATTATCGAGCGTTTGATCGATACGGAGTATATCAAGCGTAGAGGCAAGGCGCTTGTGCCCACCCAGAAGGGCGTGGATTTGATCGGCATCCTGCCCGAGGAGATGCGCTCGCCGGAGCTTACGGGCAAATGGGAGCAGAGCCTCTCGAAGATGGCGCGCGGCCAGATGCAGGAGGAGCCCTTTGCCCAGAGCATCCGCAGGTTTGTGCAGTTTATCGTGCTGCACGCCAAGGAGGATCCCCAGACGGTGCGCTTTGAACGCAGCGCCAAAACAAAGGGGCGCAGGGGGGCGTCCGCGCCCGGCCTCGCGCTGGGCGCGTGTCCCCTCTGTGGCCAGGGGGAGATCCGGGAGAACGCCAAGGCGTACTACTGCACCCGCTGGCGCGAAGGCTGCAAGTTTACCTGGTGGAAAGACGGCCTCAGGCGATTGGGAGGGCCCATGCTTACCGCCAAGCACGTGGAGGCCCTGCTTAAGGAGGGGCGCCTTGCGGGGCGCACGGGCACGATCGTGGTGCGGGCGGACCACACGCTGACGTTTGAAAAAAAGGCGCCGGCGGCAAAGGACGATTGA